The following coding sequences lie in one Vanacampus margaritifer isolate UIUO_Vmar chromosome 16, RoL_Vmar_1.0, whole genome shotgun sequence genomic window:
- the tmlhe gene encoding trimethyllysine dioxygenase, mitochondrial: protein MIGTLSRYVRAVATHTQRLSAINGIPWRHRKQVRGYAHPPATLHLLENCLGLHYRGTRMHLDYVWLRDHCRSGSSFNFKTNQRNLDTGSIDLNIRPDHIQVEDEHLIITWPGGHTSKYSLSWLADNSYEGKEQSTIQPRILWNADTYNHSHVPSSKWDTFMSSDEELKKFLQNYLLYGIAFVDDVPATVEATEAVTKRVSLIRETTYGRMWCFTSDFSRGDTAYSQLALDRHTDTSYFHEPCGIQVFHCLKHEGTGGRNLLVDGFHAAETVRLQSPEHFELLSRVALRHEYVESTETHQNHMIGIGPILNIYPWNNEVYLIRYNNYDRSVINTIPHDVVRRWYVAHRELTKELRRPENELWVKLTPGKVIFIDNWRVMHGREAFTGVRQLCGCYLSRDDVLSNARGFGLQA from the exons ATGATCGGGACGCTTAGCAGATACGTGCGAGCTGTTGCCACGCACACACAGCGCCTCTCCGCTATAAATGGGATTCCGTGGAGACACAGGAAGCAAGTCCGCGGGTACGCTCATCCACCAGCAACCCTGCACTTACTTGAAAACTGTCTGG GGCTCCATTATAGAGGGACTCGGATGCATTTGGACTACGTGTGGCTGAGGGATCACTGCCGCTCTGGCTCGTCGTTTAACTTCAAAACAAACCAGAGGAACTTGGACACCGGAAGTATTGACCTCAACATTCGCCCTGATCACATCCAAGTGGAAGATGAGCACCTCATCATCACTT GGCCTGGTGGTCACACATCTAAATACAGCCTTAGCTGGCTAGCTGACAACAGCTATGAGGGGAAGGAGCAGAGCACCATACAGCCACGCATCCTTTGGAATGCAGATACCTACAATCACTCGCATGTTCCCTCCTCCAAATGGGACACGTTCATGAGCAGCGACGAGGAACTCAAGAAGTTTCTGCAGAACTATCTTCTCTACGGCATCGCTTTTGTAGACGATGTCCCTGCTACGGTTGAAGCCACAGAAGCCGTGACTAAGAGAGTTAGTCTTATCAG GGAGACGACATACGGAAGAATGTGGTGCTTCACTTCAGATTTTTCCCGAGGAGACACTGCTTACAGCCAACTGGCTCTTGACCGCCACACAGACACATCTTATTTTCACGAACCATGTGG AATTCAGGTTTTTCACTGTCTCAAGCATGAGGGTACTGGAGGAAGGAATCTGCTTGTGGATGGTTTCCATGCCGCTGAAACTGTTCGTCTGCAGTCACCCGAACATTTCGAACTGCTTTCGCGTGTTGCACTCAGGCACGAATATGTTGAAAGTACTGAAACACACCAAAACCACATGATAGGAATTGGCCCTATTCTAAATATCTATCCTTGGAATAATGAAGTTTACTTGATCCG GTACAACAACTACGACCGATCAGTGATAAACACAATCCCTCACGATGTTGTCCGCCGCTGGTATGTGGCTCATCGAGAGTTGACCAAAGAACTGAGACGACCAGAGAACGAGCTGTGGGTCAAACTCACGCCAGGAAAA GTCATCTTTATTGACAACTGGCGGGTCATGCATGGCAGGGAGGCTTTCACTGGCGTGAGGCAACTCTGTGGATGCTATCTGAGCAGAGATGATGTTCTCAGCAATGCGCGTGGTTTTGGACTTCAGGCGTAA